The following proteins come from a genomic window of Aequorivita marisscotiae:
- a CDS encoding HYR domain-containing protein, which produces MKKITLTLLLLFFTVGSVFSQCIGTSQYLTKTANNDGSVQSITTCNFGGEYTRVNGLIIGSNYEFTSTNGYLTITDLTNNVLGFGVSPVVVNAMSVTSIRIHLHSSPAPSCGTASTCLNATLQNLTPPPPPANDLCSGAFEITGDGTVAGTTLLATVDSPGTCNSVSVTAPGVWYYFDDVSGSGSAVTINTCSAVGYDTRLSVYSGTCGTLICETANDDMTPACPSGSFRSEVTFNTDGSSRYYVLVHGFSSNAGDFELNISGFPVLSTGNPPTIVCPANITANNDPGTCGAVVNFAGVAFDDEDGNISGDIVATPASGSVFPVGDTMVTLSVTDSDGNTETCDFMVTVVDDEDPVAVCQDITIDLDPTTGMATITPADLDNGSTDNCAITAMTLDVSSFDCSMVGANTVTMTVTDAAGNTATCTSTVTVQDVTAPEVFCVGGFGIFSESEDFEGATIPTGWTTVIESGGQDWTFGSGAMPGGADFPTNAAIFDDDAAGSGPANLARLLSPAYDLTGASNVQLSFDYSLQDFAGSGTFEAEVWDGAAWQQILFVDVDTDPVNTGDIDVSAFVNAAFQVRYTYDDEDDWAWGAGVDNFLLTYEAAAGGGLDVFLDVNGVASISPNDLVTGVNEACGYTITAGGTGGGSSESLTTTFAGGNGLDGAMFDVMAINDLTIDSFDVNLDTGITDDIEVYFKTGTWVGSHTNPGDWTLLDTAAGITSAGDGLPTPLNLDLGVTVAAGERVAFYVTTLNGGMNYTNGTTTGNLFASDANLEFYEGRGMGYPFTGGFEPRVFNGNILYTTGGGSGLDFTCADLGENIIEVTVTDASGNASTCMAVVNVIDNIAPVITCGVANITSELTDFEDATIPTGWTTVVTSGSADWAFGSGDMPIGGDFPTNAAIFDDDAAGSGEVNLVTLVSPVYDISAAVTASISFDYALQEFAGDGTLTVEVYDGAAWQQILFVDVDTDPTNSGALDMAAYMNADFQVRFTYDDEGGWAWGAGVDNFQIDYEGVSTGNVVEIELGPDGTTTIDPYSLLSDINEACGIATIAVDVPTVTCADIGTPVMVTVFVSDTSGNLASCVAEVHVVDKLAPVLTCPADQTVDPGPGNIFYIVPDYFATGEAIADDNCTDPVTDTTQDPAPGTALPDGVYTVSFTATDEYGNTSSCDFELTVESVLGVNQNTLEAGVALYPNPASHVVNLVNKTNISLEKMMIYDVNGKLVNQIDLRTMQGEKAVDVSSLAAGVYMVQIIGEKASTVKRLIKE; this is translated from the coding sequence ATGAAGAAAATTACCCTCACGCTCTTACTGTTATTTTTTACGGTTGGGAGTGTATTTAGTCAATGTATTGGTACTTCGCAGTATCTTACTAAAACGGCCAATAACGATGGAAGCGTCCAGAGTATTACCACCTGTAATTTCGGGGGGGAATACACTCGAGTAAACGGACTTATTATTGGTAGTAATTATGAATTTACTTCCACTAACGGGTATTTAACCATTACCGATTTAACCAACAATGTACTTGGTTTCGGAGTATCTCCTGTAGTGGTTAATGCAATGTCGGTTACCTCTATTAGAATCCACTTGCATTCTAGCCCGGCACCAAGTTGTGGTACGGCTTCAACCTGCCTCAACGCTACTTTACAAAACCTAACACCTCCACCGCCACCGGCAAATGATCTTTGCTCAGGTGCATTCGAAATAACGGGCGATGGAACTGTGGCGGGAACAACGCTTCTTGCTACTGTAGATTCTCCTGGAACTTGTAATAGTGTATCTGTTACAGCTCCTGGCGTATGGTATTACTTTGACGATGTTAGTGGTTCTGGTTCAGCTGTTACCATTAACACGTGTTCTGCTGTAGGTTATGATACCAGACTTTCTGTATATTCTGGCACTTGTGGCACTTTAATTTGTGAAACTGCTAATGACGATATGACTCCAGCTTGCCCAAGTGGTTCTTTCCGTAGTGAAGTAACATTTAATACCGATGGTTCATCTAGGTATTATGTATTGGTGCACGGTTTTAGTTCTAATGCAGGTGATTTTGAATTAAATATCTCTGGTTTTCCAGTATTATCTACAGGCAATCCACCAACCATAGTGTGTCCTGCAAACATTACGGCTAACAATGACCCTGGAACCTGTGGCGCTGTAGTAAACTTTGCGGGTGTTGCATTTGACGATGAAGATGGCAACATCTCTGGCGATATTGTTGCTACACCTGCAAGCGGAAGTGTTTTTCCAGTAGGTGATACTATGGTTACACTTTCGGTTACCGATAGCGATGGCAATACTGAAACGTGCGATTTTATGGTTACTGTAGTTGACGATGAAGATCCTGTGGCAGTTTGCCAGGATATTACAATAGACCTTGACCCAACAACCGGTATGGCAACAATCACTCCTGCCGATCTAGATAACGGATCTACCGATAACTGCGCCATAACAGCTATGACATTAGACGTATCTTCGTTTGACTGTTCAATGGTTGGCGCAAATACCGTAACGATGACCGTTACCGATGCAGCTGGCAATACCGCTACATGTACCTCAACCGTTACCGTTCAAGATGTAACTGCACCAGAGGTATTCTGTGTTGGCGGATTTGGAATTTTTTCAGAATCTGAAGACTTTGAAGGCGCTACCATCCCAACAGGATGGACTACCGTAATTGAGTCCGGAGGCCAAGATTGGACATTCGGAAGCGGTGCTATGCCAGGAGGGGCAGATTTCCCAACAAACGCCGCTATTTTTGATGACGATGCAGCAGGTAGTGGCCCGGCAAACCTTGCGCGACTTCTTTCTCCCGCATACGATCTTACCGGGGCAAGCAACGTGCAACTATCTTTTGATTATTCATTACAGGATTTTGCAGGTTCAGGAACATTTGAAGCTGAAGTATGGGATGGAGCTGCTTGGCAACAGATATTATTTGTAGATGTAGATACCGATCCTGTTAACACGGGCGATATAGATGTTTCTGCGTTTGTAAATGCAGCCTTCCAAGTGCGATATACTTATGATGATGAAGACGATTGGGCTTGGGGAGCTGGTGTAGACAACTTCCTATTGACCTATGAAGCTGCCGCTGGCGGTGGATTGGATGTTTTCCTTGATGTAAACGGTGTGGCTTCAATTAGCCCTAACGATCTTGTTACCGGAGTAAACGAAGCTTGTGGATACACAATTACCGCTGGTGGTACCGGCGGTGGAAGCAGCGAAAGCCTTACTACAACCTTTGCAGGTGGTAACGGACTTGACGGTGCTATGTTTGATGTTATGGCTATAAACGACCTTACCATCGACTCTTTTGATGTAAACCTTGATACCGGAATAACCGATGATATTGAAGTATATTTCAAAACAGGTACTTGGGTAGGTTCGCATACCAATCCTGGCGATTGGACATTGTTAGACACAGCCGCAGGTATTACTTCTGCAGGTGATGGTTTACCAACCCCGTTAAACCTTGATTTAGGGGTTACAGTAGCTGCTGGTGAACGAGTAGCTTTCTACGTAACCACATTAAATGGTGGTATGAACTACACCAATGGTACAACAACAGGAAACCTGTTTGCTTCTGACGCCAACCTTGAGTTTTACGAAGGTCGCGGAATGGGCTATCCATTTACCGGAGGTTTTGAACCAAGAGTATTCAACGGAAATATACTTTATACTACCGGCGGAGGCTCTGGCCTAGACTTTACGTGCGCAGATCTTGGTGAGAACATCATTGAAGTAACCGTAACCGATGCCAGTGGAAACGCTTCTACCTGTATGGCGGTAGTAAATGTTATAGATAACATAGCGCCAGTTATTACTTGCGGGGTTGCAAACATTACTTCAGAATTAACAGATTTTGAAGATGCTACCATACCAACGGGTTGGACTACTGTGGTAACCAGCGGTTCTGCAGACTGGGCCTTCGGGTCGGGCGATATGCCAATAGGAGGCGATTTCCCTACAAACGCAGCGATCTTTGATGATGATGCGGCAGGTAGTGGTGAAGTAAACCTCGTAACACTTGTTTCTCCAGTTTATGATATCTCTGCAGCTGTAACGGCATCTATCTCTTTTGATTATGCCTTGCAGGAATTTGCAGGTGATGGTACTTTAACTGTAGAAGTATACGATGGCGCAGCTTGGCAACAAATACTATTTGTAGATGTAGATACCGATCCGACCAATTCAGGAGCCTTAGATATGGCCGCTTATATGAACGCTGACTTCCAAGTTCGTTTTACTTACGACGATGAAGGCGGCTGGGCCTGGGGTGCCGGTGTAGATAACTTCCAAATAGATTACGAAGGTGTTAGCACGGGTAACGTTGTAGAAATTGAACTAGGACCAGATGGTACGACCACTATCGATCCTTATAGTTTGCTTTCTGACATAAACGAAGCTTGTGGCATTGCTACTATTGCAGTAGATGTGCCAACCGTAACTTGCGCAGATATAGGAACCCCAGTTATGGTAACTGTATTTGTAAGCGATACAAGCGGTAACCTTGCCTCTTGTGTGGCCGAAGTTCACGTGGTTGACAAATTGGCTCCGGTGCTTACTTGCCCTGCAGACCAAACAGTAGATCCAGGACCAGGCAACATTTTCTATATTGTACCGGATTACTTTGCAACTGGCGAAGCGATCGCTGACGATAACTGTACTGATCCCGTAACGGATACTACACAAGATCCTGCTCCAGGAACGGCATTGCCAGACGGTGTTTACACTGTTAGCTTTACCGCTACCGATGAGTACGGAAACACCTCCAGCTGTGACTTTGAGCTTACAGTTGAATCTGTTCTTGGTGTAAATCAAAACACTTTAGAAGCTGGCGTGGCATTATATCCAAACCCAGCGAGCCATGTTGTAAACCTTGTAAACAAGACCAACATTTCACTAGAGAAAATGATGATCTACGATGTAAACGGAAAATTAGTAAACCAGATAGACCTTCGCACTATGCAGGGTGAAAAAGCGGTAGATGTTTCATCGCTCGCGGCTGGCGTTTATATGGTACAGATTATTGGTGAAAAAGCAAGCACTGTTAAGCGCTTGATTAAAGAATAA
- a CDS encoding VCBS repeat-containing protein, whose product MKTLFAILFLATVLFSCSQHQKKTENAKYTDNASTLYSKVSSKSSQLKFKNVIKQDLDFNFLNYPYIYAGAGVAVGDIDNDGLQDIYLVSNFGPNKLYKNKGSLNFEDITTSSKTEDYKGFSTGVTMLDINNDGWLDIYVSKAGSLKDDAARRNLLFVNLQNGTFKEEAKKWGLDDPGYTTQIYQLDYDKDGDLDIYVVNYRYDFKNNIKISGEIQRNIEEITSDQLYRNDGTIFTKVTGEAGLYNKTWGLASAIGDFNNDGWDDIYVSNDFLEPDAMYINQKDGTFKNEINSRINHISFNSMGSDYADLNNDLYPDLITLDMLAENYARGKQNMASMSTSNFLKMVEVGYHHAYMANLLHYNNGNGKFQETAQFSGIVKTDWSWAPLIADFDNDGLKDIFVSNGVYKDYANQDFRSALKEKNANGEAMTIEAVTNMLPYQKLDNYIFKNNGDLTFTKTIKEWGLEDPTFSNGAVYADLDNDGDLDLIVNNIDDEVGIYRNNANTNYLQVKLKGPSKNSLGIGTKVYVKKGDTIQLQQLYLTRGYQSSVSDVLHFGLGKNEQIDEVIVQWPDGKISKLNNISSNQMLNIDYNTAIVGTVTYKSPVSKKISLDPTSIGINYEQKENDFDDFSLQLLIPQKQSTKGSGLAVADVNNDGLDDFFVGNAAGAEAAMYIQKPDGSFTKTNEALWKNNAKFEDANALFFDADADGDLDLYLASAGYELDENSPLLQDRLFINDGNGNFTYKKEALPAMLVSSKSVVAADYDGDGDLDLFVGGNVVPRKYPLSPRSYLLKNENGSFKDATEENPSLKEIGMISEAIFTDYDNDNDLDLLITGEWMAPTIFTNNNGNFTKNENIAGFENTEGWWFTVTAADFDGDGDEDYVFGNIGGNNKFHPSAEKPLFIYAKDFDNNGSFDVAMSKINDGRIVPVRGKECSSQQNPFLLDKIKSFKEFSTLDMEGIYGKEQLKEAFKLTSHNFESMYAENLGGGKFQVKKLPNEAQLGPTLSFISRDFNNDGNLDIMGVGAIYDAEVETIRYDSNYGYVLLGDGKGGFTYSKEYAPFIDSDSKNMKAININGNEMYVVVSNNAPLQIFNFTAP is encoded by the coding sequence ATGAAAACACTTTTTGCTATTCTTTTTTTAGCTACTGTTTTATTTTCCTGTTCCCAACATCAAAAAAAGACAGAAAACGCAAAATATACCGACAATGCTAGTACTCTATACTCAAAAGTTTCTTCTAAAAGTTCCCAATTAAAATTTAAAAATGTAATAAAGCAAGATTTAGATTTTAACTTTTTAAATTACCCTTATATATATGCTGGAGCTGGAGTTGCCGTTGGCGATATTGATAATGATGGACTTCAAGACATCTATCTGGTTTCTAATTTTGGCCCCAATAAACTCTATAAGAATAAGGGCAGCCTTAATTTTGAAGATATAACAACTTCTTCAAAAACCGAAGATTACAAAGGGTTTTCAACGGGCGTTACCATGTTAGATATAAATAATGATGGATGGCTGGATATATACGTTTCAAAAGCTGGTTCATTAAAAGACGACGCCGCCAGACGAAACCTTTTATTCGTAAACCTACAAAACGGCACTTTCAAGGAAGAAGCAAAAAAATGGGGCTTAGACGACCCCGGCTATACAACTCAAATTTACCAGTTAGACTATGACAAAGATGGAGACCTAGATATATACGTTGTAAACTATCGATACGACTTTAAAAACAACATCAAAATAAGTGGCGAAATTCAACGAAATATCGAAGAAATTACCAGCGATCAACTCTATCGAAATGACGGCACAATTTTTACCAAAGTAACTGGAGAAGCAGGATTATACAACAAAACCTGGGGGCTTGCTAGCGCTATTGGAGATTTTAATAATGATGGGTGGGACGATATTTATGTTTCAAATGATTTTCTTGAACCAGATGCTATGTACATCAATCAAAAAGATGGCACCTTTAAAAACGAAATTAATAGTCGCATTAACCACATATCTTTTAATAGTATGGGCTCTGATTATGCCGACCTCAATAATGACCTCTACCCAGATTTAATAACCTTAGATATGTTGGCAGAAAATTATGCCAGAGGCAAACAAAACATGGCTTCTATGAGCACTTCCAATTTTTTAAAAATGGTAGAAGTGGGGTATCACCATGCCTATATGGCAAACCTATTGCATTACAATAACGGCAATGGTAAGTTTCAAGAAACTGCACAGTTTAGCGGCATTGTAAAAACAGATTGGAGCTGGGCTCCACTTATTGCAGATTTTGATAACGATGGGCTGAAAGATATTTTTGTCTCCAATGGAGTTTATAAAGATTACGCCAACCAAGATTTCAGGAGTGCTTTAAAAGAAAAAAATGCCAATGGAGAGGCCATGACTATCGAAGCCGTTACGAATATGTTGCCCTACCAAAAGCTAGACAATTATATTTTTAAAAATAATGGCGACCTCACTTTTACTAAAACAATTAAAGAATGGGGGCTGGAAGACCCAACTTTCTCCAACGGTGCCGTTTATGCCGACCTTGACAACGATGGCGATTTAGACCTTATTGTAAACAACATAGATGACGAAGTGGGCATATACCGAAACAATGCCAACACTAATTACTTACAAGTAAAACTCAAAGGCCCAAGCAAGAATTCATTAGGAATTGGAACAAAAGTTTATGTAAAAAAAGGCGACACCATTCAATTACAGCAATTATATCTTACCCGTGGGTATCAATCGTCAGTTTCGGATGTGCTACATTTTGGGCTCGGAAAAAACGAACAAATTGATGAAGTGATAGTACAATGGCCCGATGGAAAAATATCAAAACTGAACAATATATCCAGCAACCAAATGCTCAATATAGATTATAACACGGCAATTGTAGGCACGGTGACGTATAAAAGTCCGGTGTCAAAAAAAATTAGCTTAGACCCTACAAGTATCGGGATTAATTACGAGCAGAAAGAGAATGATTTTGACGATTTTTCGCTTCAACTCCTCATCCCGCAAAAGCAATCAACCAAAGGTAGTGGCCTTGCCGTGGCCGACGTTAATAATGATGGTTTAGACGATTTCTTTGTAGGAAATGCCGCGGGAGCCGAAGCCGCCATGTACATTCAAAAACCCGACGGCAGCTTCACAAAAACGAACGAAGCGCTATGGAAAAACAACGCAAAATTTGAAGATGCAAACGCCCTCTTTTTTGATGCCGATGCCGATGGCGACTTAGACCTCTACCTTGCAAGCGCTGGCTACGAGCTCGATGAAAACAGTCCGCTTTTACAGGACAGACTTTTTATAAATGACGGCAACGGAAATTTCACTTATAAAAAAGAAGCTTTGCCCGCAATGTTAGTGTCCAGCAAAAGTGTTGTTGCTGCAGATTACGATGGCGATGGCGACCTGGATTTGTTTGTTGGTGGAAATGTTGTTCCCAGAAAATATCCGCTTTCCCCACGCTCCTATCTTCTTAAAAACGAAAATGGAAGTTTTAAAGATGCCACCGAAGAAAACCCTTCACTTAAAGAAATAGGGATGATTTCTGAAGCAATTTTTACCGATTATGACAACGATAATGACTTAGACTTGTTGATCACTGGCGAGTGGATGGCGCCAACCATTTTCACTAACAATAATGGAAATTTCACCAAAAATGAAAACATTGCAGGCTTTGAAAATACCGAAGGATGGTGGTTTACCGTAACTGCCGCAGATTTTGACGGCGACGGCGATGAAGATTATGTTTTTGGCAATATTGGCGGTAATAATAAATTTCACCCTTCCGCAGAAAAACCCCTGTTTATTTACGCAAAAGACTTTGATAACAACGGTAGTTTTGACGTCGCTATGAGTAAAATTAACGACGGAAGAATAGTACCTGTTCGCGGAAAAGAATGCAGCAGCCAGCAAAATCCATTTCTGCTCGATAAAATAAAAAGCTTCAAGGAATTTTCTACGCTAGATATGGAAGGTATTTACGGCAAAGAACAGCTTAAAGAAGCTTTTAAATTAACCAGCCACAATTTTGAAAGCATGTACGCAGAAAATCTTGGCGGCGGAAAATTTCAAGTAAAAAAACTGCCAAACGAAGCCCAGCTAGGCCCAACGCTTTCCTTTATTTCGCGCGATTTTAATAACGATGGCAACCTAGATATAATGGGCGTTGGCGCTATTTATGACGCCGAAGTGGAAACCATCCGTTACGACAGCAATTACGGCTATGTTTTATTGGGCGATGGAAAAGGCGGTTTTACCTATTCAAAAGAATACGCGCCTTTTATAGACAGCGATTCAAAAAATATGAAAGCCATAAACATCAACGGAAACGAAATGTATGTAGTGGTCAGCAATAACGCACCCCTGCAAATTTTTAATTTCACAGCTCCGTAA